ATTTGTATTGGCAAGCAAGCaattccagtgttttttttttttttcgttgatacGTTAAATCTGGTGTTATCTTTATGGTTTTTGCTGACTGATAAACAAAATTCTAGAGGAATTGCAGTGTGTGGTGTATTTTTACACTGTCGTCGAGTggtacaaaaaaaagggggggcagGGCTGGCCGTAAATTAGGTGGGGAGGGGGGACAGTTGAGTTTTACCCGAAAGGAACGAAAATCGCAAGTGTATTGTTAATATGATTTATAAGAAACCTTAAAATCTATGCACTAAGCgcagatcatgtttacagttatggccacagtaacgTTCTCATTCTTGAGAATATTCTTTTTATAAACTGTGGGGGTTTTAAAAGTTGGCCCAGGGTCCAAGTGTCTCTTGACAGCCCCGGGTATAATGTTGTGTTTCTCGCGTGTAGACGTTGTGGTGGAATCAtatgataattaattattttttattttaatttttgtgtttcacGTCTCGCGGTAGTTACAGACGGACACATAcgaacagtggcggatccagaggttcacctcggagggggcactctaggatttcagaatagccagagaaaaaatgtctcaaaattactaaatttgtatttaatctactcacactacacataacttCCAACctccagattttatgattctacaagaaattcattaattatatttaaaaaaaaaatattggtttcagaaacaatcctttttgtcggcaatattaatgtagcagacaactggttttttcgggggggggggggggggcactttcccctggtgcccccccccccctcttgtatCCGTCACTGCATACAAACATAAATACAGTGTGGGTAAACTGAGGAAGGGATTGTACCTTGTCCCACGTTGATCAACCGTCATGGCATGTCTCCCTGTATCGATATCAGTAAACCCAGGGAAAACCCAAATTAGGGTTGCCGGACCGGGGTTCGAACATCGGGCATTCCAAGTGTGAGTCCAGTGTTTTATACCACTCGCGCCGTCTTGCTTGGCAGAAGGAAACATGATTAAACTATCTATGTACAGAATGTGTCAAAGTAAATTTCGTTAATTTTGGTTGAGTGATTACTGGTGATAAATTGAGTTGAAAATGGTcttctattccccccccccccccccttttttttttcaagtgaatatTATCGACATCTGAATATAAAGTAAAGAAACATgccacaaaaattataaaaaatgactTTCAGTATTATCATAGCATAGAATACATATTGTTTTTGGTAGAAGAATGATCAGTCTTTTTAAGTATCTGCGTGCTCTTTGTAAATTATAGTTATATCCATGCTAGTGATGACACATTTTgatgatttgtattttttttaatcttaaattggggtgtaaattttttttttgtattaaaaacaaaattctttaCTGAAGTCACAAGAAATTTGGTGCTTTTAGAACATTTTATTAAACTAGTACCTATCGTTCGAAATGCATTGAAGGAAAGAAGCAAAGACCTCGTCGTTGGTTTTTTCCAAAACACGTGAACATTGTGCTGGAATCATCGTAAACGTGACACGAAGTACACTATGCAGCagaaaaatatattgaattaCAGTGAACATGCTATTTTTTAACAGCGCGACAAATAGAAACAATCAGCTATAAAATTCTTTGCCACCGTTACATTCGCATCTACATATACGATAGCCATAAATGTTTACAAGTTTCTTGAACTTGCCTGTTTGAGAAAAAATTTTCCTTTGATTACCAATTTTTATCGCGCCCGCGAATTTTGTCGCGCTGACGCCAAAGATGCGTGGagcgtgattggtagagacctgaaaaattcgcggattcattgaccctctaggatagactccacagtcctttaaatactcgcggaaatgacacctgttcattggctactgacgcgtgagacgtctcaactaggctgtccgtgaTTCGGCACATTCTTGGTTTAgtttttcccattggctcacagtttcccggataaaatgtgggccaatcgcaaaagcggtacgaaggtatagttgttttgatgctagcctatcgcgaaatgaatccgcgaattttgcatgtctctagtgattggttacGAAAGTATTTTATTCGCGTCGCACGCAACCTGCCATTGAGATTCCAGCATCAGCGATCACGGCCTCCCGTGATTCTGTCAGGAACTTGTAACACGACCTGAAACGTTTGGCGTAGCTGAGCGTTTTTGTAGCTAAGCGTCACTTGGTGGCGGGCTATTTTTACCCAGACTTCCCCGAGTGAAGGCAATGGCTTTCGTCTCCTCGGCtgtaaacaccctccccccccccccttttttttctcccctaCCCCTTTTTTAACACTAGGTCTATCGGACATAGCTGAAAACGAAAAGGGAGGGAGGGGTGGATTTTTTGGAATTTAATCCCTTTCTTGGGAAAATAAGGTCTTATTACTAATCACATGTGTCACAATGCGTCTGTTTCGTTATACGGTTTCTTCTAAAGTGTTTAAATACCAGCAACCAACCGggtgataatttttttgacgtgacgtctaataaatcgatgaacgccggctgtacgcataaaaaagtgtcccgttacgcacattatcccgttacgctgtgtcccgttacactcttgtacgcttgtgccgcatctatctctcttccactcgattggaacaaccatcgatttggactttttcgaggcacattaaacttgaaaaacacccattcgtttcctacttttcctatcatcgtcctatccttaacagaataacacagattggaagaaattagatagcaaacatgtataaaagttatagttaaaataatctcttcgttaaattaatagacatatttgaattaatgagtgcaaataaaagtaaatttatcaattaatttgaaatttttattaattttaatatgaaatttgtttgagtgaagaataagaaattaattaaagatttgtggctggggggggggggggttaacccctaaaacccctccccctggctacgcccctggccatGTGTACTCCATCTCCTGATATCCGCCCCCGCTTCCGTGTCATTTAAGAACGAGTCTTAGTTTATCACTCATTATCGGCACAATTTTTAGTGTATGTGGTAAGAGTACGGTAACCAGGGCTCAGAACAATTGCTTCATGAAGCGACCCCGAGCAGCCGTTGCCGGCCGACCAACAGGGAAATCATCTGCCAGTGGCGGACCCAGGGGGCCGAGTACCCGAACtcggcatcgaaccccgaggtcccgcgaggagtcccaggcAGGCTGAACTCGGGCCCCTAACCTGCTGTTTTGtgcctataaatagagaccggaaaaattcgcgaaatcatttcgcgataggctaaaatacaaatagttatacatacctcagtgctgcctctgccattggctcacaactcacctggatgactctgggccaatgagaaacgcccgaccaaagctttatcgaatcacaggctgctacgttgggacgtctcacaagacagcagccaatgaatgggtgacatttgaccgagtgtacgtagaactatggagttcatcctgcaggtaattgaacccgcgaatttttccggtccctacccataaaTAATAAGTTGTGACGACGGGTATCGTGAAATAACTGACTTTTGAAAATTCGCTGCGAAGCTTGGTGACTACAAAtgtcctgagttaaatctaattTAATTTCTAGGGAAGTTAATTTATTTCTacgttaaactcgtgtgttgtccagccctccttTGTtttgtggttggggggggggggggggggaagtgatttaatatttatctGAGCAGCTGGCCGCAACTGTTCAGGTTATCTTGTTGATTTTTGAactgaaaacttctatgggaaggtttggatagggagtaaattcacaTGTCGTCATCTACATGGTCACGTGACGCATAGACAATTAAGAGTTtaacgtgacgtgttaacgataactaACGATGACACTATAAGTATATTTTCCTATTAgaataacttattgcgcttttaaatcttaagtatacgattactgtgcagtaaaaagtgagtatgaaatatattaatattctcatatagatatatagtttgagtACCGacgaaaacggagtctttgtagcaatataacctaaaaattaagaacatcgttatttatttatttttaatacctacaattactatgcagtgtgtattttatagtaatttaggagttattttactaacgtgataaaacaaaatttgttgtgtgatgcagtggcgtagccaggatttgtgtatggggggggggggggtgttaagaagcatggccccccccccgtattaaagcgggcggtccgggtcctcccccgggaaaatttggatttcaaggtgtaaaatggtgttattttagcagttttcgtttcttaaatttaaatattgtaatggtaaacaattttattaattttaatattaaattcgtttgagtgatgaataagaaattaattaaagatttgtagctaaagggggggaggggggtttgaacacctaacaccccccccccctccaccccccacccgGCTACGCCCTTGGTGTGatgatatttttttcgtaaacattgctaaaaaaaggttttcacttctgtcggcagtcctcgtgactgctttgaattttttttctttttcttttttttttccccccccccccttttgtacGGTGACCAGACGTTGGTGTCCGCAGGCAACGTGAACGACGACGGCTACCTGCACGCCTACTACCGCAAGCACCGCGGCGACGGGCTGACCAGGCTGCGGGCGCTGGGGCGCGTGCGCGTCTCCCCCTCCGGGCTGCGGGAGATCGCGCGCCTCAACCGGCTCAACGGCTCCAAGTACGACCTCGTGGACAACAACTGCCAGGACTGGGCCGTGCAGGCGGCCAAGGACATATCCGCGGAGGTGGGGCGGGCGGCGGCGGCCGTCCCCCGGATCGCGCCCGTGCTCTCCGCGGCGAGGAGCGTGGCCCTGGGCGCCACCTTCGGCCCGTCCGCGGCGCTCCTGGGCCTCGGGTACCGCCGATGAGGCTCGGGTTGTGGTCGCCGGGGATCATTTGTTTTTGAATTTTGCGTAAATAACtgagtaaaaaaaagggggttgtctgcagGGGCACTAGgcactaggcaaccgcctagggcgccaagtagctgggggcggcgcagcacgacacataacagctgatgtaatatgtttaacgattgtTGAagctagatgaaaatggatttttgtaacagtttggaatgtttatattgatataagtaattatttaaaagtccacggtgacctgtttattatttgtaatagtaataagttaaaaagaaaaaacaaacaagcctgcttacatttgattgttgacagaatattaggcttacgtgatgtattttgaggcatggtcaattttttttggggtgtccggcccggggggggggggggcaataaagGTTTTTctcctagggcgccaatttaccttgcaccggccctgtgcaggggcacaacaactaaatttccaaagggagggcaatatacctttttataaagaatcatcgatcccccatattgaagcggggggttccgggggtcctcccccaggaaaatttgtatttcaaggtggaaaatggtgctatttaagcagttttattatctaaaaattgattacacagcactttctttgcccctgtttgcccccacttatAGGTTTCTGAGGGgga
This genomic stretch from Bacillus rossius redtenbacheri isolate Brsri chromosome 16, Brsri_v3, whole genome shotgun sequence harbors:
- the LOC134540134 gene encoding uncharacterized protein LOC134540134, encoding MFPFGGAIYEVIRGFSSSSQPVKDEYLDAEYDTAERYANVDLFSKVVEGLTSVDGATAGTGSAHHWALVVHFEDDSYRLLEGNVNDDGYLHAYYRKHRGDGLTRLRALGRVRVSPSGLREIARLNRLNGSKYDLVDNNCQDWAVQAAKDISAEVGRAAAAVPRIAPVLSAARSVALGATFGPSAALLGLGYRR